In the Bactrocera tryoni isolate S06 unplaced genomic scaffold, CSIRO_BtryS06_freeze2 scaffold_11, whole genome shotgun sequence genome, one interval contains:
- the LOC120779594 gene encoding uncharacterized protein LOC120779594 has translation MNNSEKFEAVIKYKYRVNCLARSHSTQKCTSKKRCATCNGEHHSTLHGHPRLFCKEPKKTAKGEERLHIQKDLPTLLAKPTLIPTVMIKVKHDGNWNKIRPIINPTRKVTITASELVQSLRLPKTYLDSYRICKVVIGSLTDSDWHVEANCLLTHDLPTRPYNRDLSGEIIKKFDHLVLADPTFWKDDKIMLELGADIYPRLMKPGLFIPDNNTVITQNTALGWTLTGACAI, from the coding sequence ATGAACAACAGCGAAAAGTTTGAGGCAGTCATTAAATATAAGTACCGCGTCAATTGCTTGGCCAGATCGCATTCCACCCAGAAGTGCACAAGCAAAAAACGATGTGCCACGTGTAACGGGGAACACCATTCCACCCTACATGGACACCCCAGATTGTTCTGCAAAGAGCCAAAGAAAACAGCAAAAGGCGAAGAACGATTACATATACAAAAGGATCTACCCACGTTACTGGCCAAGCCGACCCTCATACCAACAGTCATGATCAAAGTCAAACACGATGGCAATTGGAACAAAATACGACCCATAATCAACCCGACTCGAAAGGTGACTATAACTGCGTCAGAACTGGTCCAGAGTCTGAGGTTACCGAAAACGTACCTCGACTCGTATCGTATATGTAAAGTCGTAATCGGATCATTAACTGATTCCGACTGGCACGTCGAAGCTAACTGCCTTTTGACGCATGATTTACCGACCCGACCCTATAATCGTGACTTAAGTGGCGAAATTATTAAGAAGTTCGACCACTTAGTCCTAGCCGACCCTACATTCTGGAAAGACGACAAAATCATGTTGGAACTGGGAGCTGACATCTACCCAAGATTGATGAAACCCGGCTTATTCATCCCCGATAACAACACCGTTATCACACAAAACACCGCACTCGGTTGGACTTTAACCGGTGCTTGTGCGATTTAA